In one window of Halomarina pelagica DNA:
- a CDS encoding alpha/beta fold hydrolase, which produces MVSRTGRPDLHVVETGLQDAQSILLVHGYSQNHLSWRKQLFSPLADAFHLVAMDLRGHGDSEKPRDGYDDSEAWASDVRAVVEALDLEPFVLVGWSYGSLVVLDYLASYSAIGVDGVNLVGIVAGVGTEQTNEWLQQGYLELFPDLVSSDAETSASALDRFVAQCFNAELSPEERYLLLGMNTIVPPYVRDGMRDRTVAHVEFLDDISVPTLLTHGAHDGVVAIDAAREAARRIPDSTLSEYPEDGHTPFWESPERFNRELAEFVTEVS; this is translated from the coding sequence ATGGTCTCGCGTACAGGTCGCCCAGATCTCCACGTCGTCGAAACGGGATTGCAGGACGCTCAGTCTATCCTCCTCGTCCACGGGTACTCTCAGAACCATCTCTCGTGGCGTAAGCAATTGTTCTCTCCGCTAGCCGACGCGTTTCATCTGGTAGCGATGGATCTACGCGGTCACGGGGACTCGGAGAAGCCACGCGACGGATACGACGATAGTGAGGCCTGGGCGAGCGATGTACGCGCAGTCGTCGAAGCACTCGACTTAGAACCGTTCGTACTCGTCGGGTGGTCCTACGGATCGCTTGTCGTGCTCGACTATCTAGCGAGTTATAGCGCTATCGGCGTTGACGGCGTGAACCTGGTCGGCATCGTCGCCGGAGTCGGGACCGAACAAACGAACGAATGGCTCCAGCAGGGGTACCTCGAGCTATTCCCGGACCTTGTCTCATCCGACGCCGAGACGAGCGCGTCGGCGCTCGATCGATTCGTCGCACAGTGTTTCAATGCGGAGTTATCACCTGAGGAACGGTACCTCCTGCTCGGGATGAACACAATCGTCCCGCCGTACGTCCGCGATGGGATGCGCGACCGAACCGTGGCACACGTCGAGTTTTTAGATGACATCTCCGTGCCCACACTGCTCACGCATGGCGCTCACGACGGTGTCGTCGCCATCGACGCAGCGCGCGAGGCCGCCCGTCGAATACCCGATTCTACGCTGTCGGAGTACCCCGAAGACGGACATACGCCGTTCTGGGAGTCTCCCGAACGGTTCAATCGAGAACTCGCGGAATTCGTTACAGAGGTATCCTAA
- a CDS encoding NCS2 family permease — MASDSKVRSRIATFFGFERHGTDVKTEVVAGITTFLTMSYIIVVNPAILSEAISIQGYSDGQTFQMLAIATILAAAIGSIVMALYANRPFGLAPGMGLNAYFAFTVVISLGIPWETALAAVFVEGVIFMAMSSVGARRYIIEFFPEPVKFAVGAGIGLFLLLLGLIEINVAVADEATLVSLGNVASDPVALLALAGLAFMIVLYAKGVTGSIIAGIIATAAAGWGLTFAGVVDGGVLTPESLPPVQYDITPLFGAFIDGFGNIEPIPFIIVVITFLFVDFFDTAGTLIGVSQFGNFLDEDGNLPEMEKPLMADAVATTCGAIVGTTTVTTYVESSTGVEEGGRTGLTALVVAVLFLASLVAVPVVAAIPTYASYLGLILVGLIMLQGVTDIKWQRSDWLIPGGLTIVMMPLTASIANGIAAGIISYPLVKAAQGEHDDVHALQWLLAVSFALYFYVTAGGVMG; from the coding sequence ATGGCAAGCGATAGCAAGGTACGGTCACGCATAGCGACGTTTTTCGGATTCGAACGTCACGGGACGGACGTCAAGACCGAAGTCGTTGCGGGCATCACGACGTTCCTCACCATGTCGTATATCATCGTGGTAAACCCGGCGATCCTGTCGGAGGCGATCTCTATACAGGGATATTCCGACGGGCAGACGTTCCAGATGCTCGCCATCGCGACTATCTTGGCCGCCGCTATCGGTTCGATCGTGATGGCGTTGTACGCGAACCGGCCGTTCGGTCTCGCTCCCGGAATGGGATTGAACGCGTACTTCGCGTTCACTGTGGTGATCTCGCTGGGGATTCCGTGGGAGACCGCGCTCGCGGCGGTGTTCGTCGAGGGCGTCATCTTCATGGCGATGTCCAGCGTCGGCGCGAGACGGTACATCATCGAATTCTTCCCGGAACCCGTGAAGTTCGCCGTCGGGGCCGGCATCGGTCTGTTCCTCCTGTTGCTCGGCCTCATCGAGATCAACGTCGCTGTCGCGGACGAGGCGACGCTGGTTTCGCTCGGTAACGTCGCGTCGGACCCGGTTGCACTGCTGGCGCTTGCCGGACTCGCCTTCATGATCGTCCTCTACGCCAAGGGAGTCACTGGCTCGATCATTGCTGGCATCATCGCAACTGCTGCCGCCGGGTGGGGACTGACGTTCGCTGGGGTTGTGGACGGCGGCGTCCTCACACCCGAAAGCCTCCCACCGGTTCAGTACGACATCACGCCGCTGTTTGGGGCGTTTATCGACGGCTTCGGAAACATCGAACCGATTCCGTTCATTATTGTAGTGATTACTTTCTTGTTCGTCGATTTTTTCGACACCGCCGGAACGCTCATCGGCGTCTCGCAGTTCGGAAACTTCCTCGATGAGGACGGCAACCTCCCAGAGATGGAGAAACCGCTGATGGCCGACGCCGTCGCTACCACCTGCGGGGCGATTGTCGGGACGACCACCGTGACCACCTACGTCGAGAGTTCGACCGGGGTCGAAGAGGGTGGCCGCACCGGATTGACAGCACTTGTCGTCGCCGTACTGTTCCTGGCTTCGCTCGTCGCTGTCCCGGTAGTGGCAGCGATACCGACGTACGCTTCCTATCTCGGGCTCATCCTCGTCGGTCTCATCATGCTCCAGGGCGTCACAGACATCAAGTGGCAGCGCTCCGACTGGCTCATTCCTGGAGGGCTCACCATCGTCATGATGCCCCTGACGGCCTCGATAGCCAACGGCATCGCCGCGGGTATCATCAGTTATCCCCTCGTCAAAGCGGCACAGGGCGAACACGATGACGTCCACGCCCTCCAGTGGCTCCTGGCAGTGTCGTTTGCTCTCTACTTCTACGTCACCGCTGGTGGCGTGATGGGTTGA
- a CDS encoding (2Fe-2S)-binding protein gives MEIDLTLNENDVTFEAARSDTLLDVLRDNGYTGAKRGCDTGDCGFCTVIVDGEPVKSCIRPIRRVEGGDIETIENLGTQDDLSPVQAAFVDNAALQCGFCIPGMIMRSKVLLEENPDPDEAEIRDALSGNLCRCTGYEKIIDAVQDASTRLDGEGDVAADGGSPLTGGASQGRGCHEGGFDE, from the coding sequence ATGGAAATCGATCTCACACTGAACGAAAACGACGTAACGTTCGAGGCCGCTCGCTCAGACACGCTGCTCGACGTCCTCCGGGACAACGGGTACACCGGTGCGAAACGCGGATGTGACACCGGCGACTGCGGGTTTTGCACCGTGATCGTCGACGGCGAACCGGTCAAGTCCTGTATCCGACCGATCCGTCGAGTCGAAGGGGGCGATATTGAGACCATCGAGAACCTGGGTACGCAAGACGACCTCAGCCCGGTGCAGGCGGCGTTCGTCGACAACGCCGCGCTCCAGTGTGGCTTCTGTATCCCGGGTATGATCATGCGCTCGAAGGTGCTGCTGGAAGAGAACCCGGATCCAGACGAGGCCGAGATTCGCGACGCGCTCTCGGGGAACCTCTGTCGGTGCACGGGCTACGAGAAGATCATCGACGCCGTGCAGGACGCCTCGACCCGGTTGGATGGCGAAGGGGACGTAGCGGCTGACGGAGGTTCCCCGCTCACCGGCGGTGCTTCTCAGGGTCGTGGCTGCCACGAGGGAGGGTTCGACGAATGA
- a CDS encoding xanthine dehydrogenase family protein molybdopterin-binding subunit, translating into MSKSDELTPEEETADTSEAEEGTLVEWDEAPNNRKAPGERRTVSHREEKDDARKIVTGEAKYTADYAREFPDLAEAEIVRSDIAHGVVKDIDTSAAETMDGVYAVLTPDSPEVPDKLYTSAGQSYPEPSPWDIRVLRRKVRFVGDPIAAIAAEDKDTASKAARKLDVTYEEYDAVFDTAEAMAPDAPQIHDEDDVENIQPGADYERNIEAQATGEIGDVDTAFAEAADRADLTVTETEWETPYQSHCVPEPHTTIAHRDEDNRYHLISSTQVPYHTRRQLAHLFDVPIRDVRVSKPRIGAGFGSKQGMIIEPIAVALSEAADRPVMVETTRREQFHAVRNRRPARVKLRSVVTDDGDLRALDMEAITNSGAYGPHGMTVAISIGKKPLPLYTHTPNIRFRTTAVHTNLPIAGAMRGYGAPQGHLAVEGHMDEVARDLDIDPIELRAQNVVSEGDFEVASGILKDKEYGRRIRSCGLDECIAEGRAAIGWGDIEQPDEDHLHRACGMALTVQGSGVPGDELGAAHIKMNEDGSFILQTGAVDIGPGADTVMAQIAAEVLGVPPEDVLVQPSDTDISPFDHGAYASSTTYITGQAVKKAAEDAREMLFEFASRMLDEPESAFTVDAGSIVSEVSGESVSLEEIGYESVYGDEVRAHVMGEASYCTEESPPPFGAQFVDVTVNEETGEIEVNDMVYAVDCGTALNPDLVEGQIEGAVHMSYELATGDGITFDADGRPEVMGFRNYDMPTTADQPPIDSIIVETHEPTGPFGAKSVAEIPVNGVPPALSNAIRRAVGVRIGDMPITPEKIKTALDET; encoded by the coding sequence ATGAGCAAGAGCGACGAGCTGACTCCAGAGGAAGAGACTGCCGATACTTCGGAGGCCGAAGAAGGTACCCTAGTCGAGTGGGACGAGGCCCCGAACAACCGAAAGGCTCCGGGCGAGCGGCGGACGGTATCGCACCGTGAGGAGAAAGACGACGCCAGGAAAATCGTCACCGGAGAGGCGAAGTACACGGCCGACTACGCCCGGGAGTTCCCGGACCTCGCCGAGGCGGAGATCGTCCGCTCGGATATCGCACACGGCGTCGTCAAGGATATCGACACGAGTGCGGCCGAGACGATGGACGGCGTCTACGCCGTCCTCACGCCGGATTCTCCCGAAGTACCGGACAAGCTCTACACCTCCGCCGGTCAGTCGTATCCCGAGCCCTCCCCGTGGGATATCCGGGTCCTCCGCCGGAAGGTGCGCTTCGTCGGCGACCCCATCGCTGCCATCGCCGCCGAGGACAAGGACACCGCGAGTAAGGCTGCGCGCAAACTCGACGTCACCTACGAGGAGTACGACGCCGTCTTCGATACCGCCGAGGCGATGGCACCCGATGCACCGCAGATTCACGACGAAGACGACGTGGAGAACATCCAACCCGGCGCGGACTACGAGCGAAACATCGAGGCACAGGCGACCGGAGAGATCGGAGACGTGGACACGGCCTTCGCAGAGGCAGCGGACCGCGCGGACCTGACGGTGACCGAAACTGAGTGGGAAACGCCCTATCAGTCCCACTGCGTTCCCGAACCTCACACGACCATCGCCCACCGTGACGAGGACAACCGCTATCACCTCATCTCCAGCACGCAAGTGCCCTACCACACGCGTCGACAGCTTGCACATCTCTTCGACGTGCCGATACGTGACGTCCGGGTGTCGAAACCGCGAATCGGTGCCGGGTTCGGGTCGAAGCAGGGGATGATCATCGAACCGATCGCGGTGGCCCTCTCCGAGGCTGCCGACCGGCCGGTGATGGTCGAGACGACGCGCCGCGAGCAGTTCCACGCAGTTCGCAATCGCCGGCCTGCCCGTGTCAAACTCCGGAGCGTCGTGACCGACGACGGCGACCTCAGAGCGCTTGACATGGAGGCCATCACGAACTCGGGTGCGTACGGCCCCCACGGGATGACTGTCGCTATCTCCATCGGCAAGAAACCGTTGCCGCTCTACACGCATACGCCGAACATCCGCTTTAGAACGACTGCCGTTCACACTAACCTGCCGATCGCGGGTGCCATGCGTGGCTACGGCGCCCCACAGGGCCACCTCGCCGTCGAGGGACATATGGACGAGGTCGCCCGTGATCTCGATATCGATCCTATCGAACTCCGCGCGCAGAACGTGGTATCCGAGGGCGATTTCGAGGTCGCCTCCGGCATCTTGAAGGACAAGGAGTACGGCCGGCGCATCCGGTCGTGTGGTCTCGACGAGTGCATCGCCGAAGGCCGAGCGGCGATCGGCTGGGGCGACATCGAACAGCCCGACGAGGATCACCTCCACCGGGCCTGCGGCATGGCGCTCACGGTTCAGGGGAGCGGCGTCCCCGGCGACGAACTCGGCGCGGCTCACATCAAGATGAACGAGGACGGGTCCTTCATTCTCCAGACCGGCGCCGTCGATATCGGTCCCGGAGCCGACACGGTGATGGCCCAGATCGCGGCCGAAGTGCTCGGCGTGCCTCCGGAGGACGTGCTGGTCCAGCCCTCGGATACCGATATCTCCCCGTTCGACCACGGTGCGTACGCATCCTCGACGACGTACATCACTGGACAAGCGGTCAAGAAGGCCGCCGAGGACGCTCGCGAGATGCTGTTCGAGTTCGCGTCGCGGATGCTCGACGAGCCCGAATCGGCGTTCACCGTCGACGCGGGATCGATCGTCTCAGAGGTTTCGGGCGAGTCAGTCTCGCTCGAAGAGATCGGCTACGAGTCCGTATACGGTGACGAGGTTCGGGCCCACGTGATGGGGGAGGCGAGTTACTGCACGGAAGAATCGCCGCCACCCTTCGGCGCGCAGTTCGTCGACGTGACTGTGAACGAGGAGACCGGCGAGATCGAGGTCAACGACATGGTGTATGCCGTCGACTGTGGCACCGCGCTCAACCCCGACCTCGTGGAGGGACAGATCGAGGGCGCGGTACACATGAGTTACGAGCTGGCGACCGGTGATGGCATCACTTTCGACGCGGACGGACGGCCGGAAGTGATGGGCTTTCGCAACTACGACATGCCCACCACGGCCGACCAGCCTCCGATAGACTCCATCATCGTCGAAACACACGAACCGACTGGGCCCTTCGGCGCGAAGTCGGTCGCCGAAATCCCCGTCAATGGGGTTCCGCCGGCACTGAGCAACGCTATCCGCCGGGCCGTCGGTGTCCGAATCGGTGACATGCCGATCACCCCGGAGAAGATCAAGACCGCGCTCGACGAAACCTGA
- a CDS encoding DoxX family protein — MEPEQSLESDQNRTLAKSTRDPPSLLSRILIGGALGYTALKNFRQLDGQIAYAESKGVPYAEMLVPFSSGLLAIGSLGVILWRVPIVATGAIASFLLGVTPIMHDFWNEDDEQQRQVEMYQFVKNVVILGAIIEFLYQGIKQR, encoded by the coding sequence ATGGAGCCTGAACAGTCTCTTGAGTCCGATCAGAATAGAACCCTCGCGAAATCAACCCGTGATCCCCCTTCACTCCTGAGTCGGATCCTCATCGGAGGGGCCCTCGGGTACACTGCGCTTAAGAATTTTAGGCAGTTGGATGGCCAGATAGCGTATGCGGAATCGAAAGGGGTACCATATGCAGAGATGTTGGTTCCGTTCTCCAGTGGACTGCTTGCAATTGGGAGTCTCGGGGTCATTCTCTGGCGTGTTCCGATCGTTGCCACTGGGGCTATCGCCTCTTTCCTTCTCGGAGTGACCCCGATTATGCACGATTTCTGGAACGAGGACGACGAACAACAGCGACAAGTAGAGATGTATCAGTTCGTGAAGAATGTCGTCATCCTCGGCGCGATCATCGAGTTCCTCTATCAAGGGATCAAGCAACGATAA
- a CDS encoding 5'-deoxyadenosine deaminase, whose protein sequence is MLLTGSVVVDPRTVLRDGAVVTEGSRIERVGERSEIAPQYTDHEHQSYDVLLPGLIGGHVHSVQSLGRGIADNTELLDWLFDYILPMEASLSAKEMEVAAKLGYLEMIESGTTTCIDHLSVAHADEAFEAAGEIGIRGVLGKVMMDQRSPDGLLEDTQEALDTSERLIQKYHGSFDDRIRYAVTPRFAVSCTEDCLRGARELADAYDGVRIHTHANENRSEIETVKDDTGMRNVHWLNEVGLTGEDVVLAHCVWTDESEREVLAETGTHVTHCPSSNMKLASGIAPIWDYLDRGINVALGNDGPPCNNTLDAFTEMRQASLLQKVDRLDPTTTPPARIFEMATLNGAKAAGFDELGAIQEGWRADIVGLSTDCTRATPLHDILSHIVFAAHGDDVRFTMVDGTVLQEEGKMTAIDAGAVRQRASEIGLDMDLEDERRSAQQQKPGGN, encoded by the coding sequence ATGTTGCTAACCGGTTCCGTCGTCGTAGACCCTCGTACGGTACTCCGCGACGGAGCGGTCGTCACCGAAGGATCACGTATCGAGAGAGTGGGCGAGCGATCCGAGATCGCACCACAGTATACCGACCACGAACACCAGTCGTACGACGTCTTGTTGCCGGGGCTCATCGGCGGGCACGTCCACTCCGTCCAGAGCCTCGGTCGCGGGATCGCCGACAACACCGAGCTGCTGGACTGGCTGTTCGACTATATTCTCCCGATGGAAGCATCGCTCTCGGCCAAGGAGATGGAGGTCGCGGCGAAACTGGGGTATCTGGAGATGATCGAGAGTGGAACGACGACGTGCATCGATCACCTTTCCGTCGCCCACGCCGACGAGGCCTTCGAGGCTGCGGGCGAAATCGGCATCCGCGGTGTCCTCGGCAAGGTCATGATGGACCAGCGCTCGCCCGATGGTCTCCTCGAAGATACCCAGGAAGCCCTCGACACGTCCGAGCGTCTCATCCAGAAGTACCACGGATCGTTCGACGACCGTATCCGATACGCCGTGACGCCGCGTTTCGCCGTCTCATGTACCGAGGACTGTCTCCGCGGCGCTCGTGAGCTGGCCGACGCATACGACGGCGTCCGCATCCACACCCACGCCAACGAGAACCGGAGCGAGATCGAGACCGTCAAGGATGACACCGGAATGCGCAACGTCCACTGGCTCAACGAAGTCGGTCTCACGGGCGAGGACGTGGTGCTGGCACACTGTGTGTGGACCGACGAAAGTGAGCGGGAGGTCCTCGCAGAGACGGGCACGCACGTCACGCACTGCCCGTCCTCGAACATGAAGCTCGCGAGCGGGATCGCCCCGATCTGGGACTACCTCGACCGGGGAATCAACGTCGCACTCGGTAACGACGGCCCGCCGTGTAACAACACGCTCGATGCGTTTACCGAGATGCGCCAGGCCAGCCTCCTCCAGAAGGTCGATCGACTAGACCCGACGACGACACCGCCTGCTAGAATTTTCGAGATGGCGACGCTCAATGGAGCGAAAGCCGCCGGCTTCGACGAACTCGGTGCGATTCAGGAGGGCTGGCGCGCCGACATCGTGGGGCTCAGTACGGACTGCACGCGTGCGACCCCACTCCACGACATACTCTCCCACATCGTGTTCGCCGCGCACGGCGACGACGTGCGGTTCACGATGGTAGACGGCACCGTCTTGCAGGAGGAGGGGAAGATGACTGCCATCGACGCCGGAGCGGTCCGGCAGCGTGCGTCGGAGATAGGTCTCGACATGGACCTGGAGGACGAACGGCGGTCCGCACAGCAGCAGAAACCTGGAGGGAACTAG
- the ade gene encoding adenine deaminase, with protein sequence MTDSVDTLVHGTLVNVHTGTLEDGTVAIDDGRIVALEDRPADHVLDTGYVTPGLIDAHVHVESSMVTLPEYGNAVLPGGVTSIVHDPHEIANVLGEAGIRAVIEDATNTPLKARFTVPSSVPASGLQDTGATLDAAAVATLVDLDPVVALGEVMDIPGLIAGDSEVHAKITAARERGLTVDGHMAGVDGTSLHEAARYLDTDHESITLAEARQRARLGIRVYLREGSSSENLADLLPLVDAVDTRLLSLCTDDTEVTDLVDRGGVDFAVRKAIDEGVDPVEVVQMATLNTAESYDLPFGRLKPGTPADLVLLDDLNSWDVAHVIVDGEMDPTAKNRTGTTNLADDTVKFDPVSGRDLVITAADDDGETIPVRVIDAVGGLQTDPMRATVSVEAGALVPPVDEDILSLTVIERHGRDGGIGRGFVHGLGLHRGAIGSTIAHDAHNCVVAGADRDSMARVANHLRDIGGGIAAFDPEAAEMVSLPLPVAGLMSDEPIEVVAEQYENVEAFVTDLGLVDNGLMELSFLALEVIPTYRLTNKGLVDVEAAEHIDVVRP encoded by the coding sequence ATGACTGATTCGGTCGACACGCTCGTTCACGGAACACTGGTAAACGTTCACACCGGGACGCTCGAAGACGGTACGGTCGCTATCGACGACGGCAGGATAGTCGCTCTGGAAGACCGTCCGGCCGATCACGTCCTCGACACGGGGTACGTCACGCCCGGACTCATCGACGCCCACGTGCACGTCGAGTCAAGCATGGTGACGCTCCCGGAGTACGGAAACGCGGTCCTGCCAGGTGGCGTGACTAGCATCGTTCACGACCCACACGAGATTGCGAACGTCTTGGGGGAGGCTGGCATTCGTGCCGTCATCGAGGACGCGACGAACACGCCGCTGAAGGCACGGTTTACTGTTCCGTCCAGCGTTCCGGCCTCCGGGCTACAGGACACCGGTGCGACGCTGGACGCGGCGGCCGTGGCGACGCTGGTTGACCTCGACCCTGTCGTCGCGCTCGGCGAGGTGATGGACATCCCGGGACTGATCGCCGGCGACAGCGAGGTCCACGCGAAGATAACAGCCGCCCGCGAGCGCGGTCTCACCGTCGACGGACACATGGCAGGCGTCGACGGGACGTCCCTCCACGAGGCGGCTCGGTATCTCGACACCGATCACGAGAGTATTACGCTCGCTGAAGCGCGACAGCGGGCGAGACTCGGTATCCGGGTCTATCTGCGCGAGGGGTCATCGAGTGAGAACCTCGCCGACCTCCTGCCGCTCGTCGACGCTGTCGACACCCGTCTGCTCTCTCTCTGTACCGACGACACGGAGGTGACCGATCTCGTCGACCGCGGCGGCGTCGACTTCGCAGTTCGCAAGGCCATCGACGAGGGTGTCGATCCCGTCGAAGTCGTCCAGATGGCGACACTCAATACGGCCGAGAGCTACGATCTGCCCTTCGGGCGGCTCAAACCCGGGACACCGGCCGACTTGGTGTTGCTCGACGACCTGAACTCGTGGGACGTCGCCCACGTGATAGTTGACGGCGAGATGGATCCCACAGCGAAGAATCGGACCGGGACTACGAACCTGGCGGACGACACCGTCAAGTTCGACCCGGTTTCGGGCAGGGACCTCGTGATCACGGCGGCGGACGATGACGGCGAGACGATCCCCGTTCGGGTTATCGATGCCGTCGGCGGTCTGCAGACCGATCCCATGCGAGCAACCGTCTCGGTCGAAGCGGGCGCGCTGGTCCCGCCGGTCGACGAGGACATCCTCTCGCTGACCGTCATCGAGCGACACGGCCGGGATGGGGGGATCGGACGGGGATTCGTCCACGGTCTCGGCCTGCACCGCGGAGCCATCGGTTCCACCATCGCCCACGACGCACACAACTGTGTGGTCGCCGGTGCGGACCGCGACTCCATGGCCCGTGTGGCCAATCACCTCCGTGACATCGGCGGCGGTATCGCCGCTTTCGACCCGGAGGCCGCCGAAATGGTGTCGCTCCCGCTTCCGGTGGCGGGACTGATGTCCGACGAGCCGATCGAGGTGGTGGCCGAGCAGTACGAGAACGTCGAGGCGTTCGTGACCGATCTCGGTCTGGTCGACAACGGACTGATGGAGCTGTCGTTCCTCGCCCTCGAGGTCATTCCGACGTATCGCCTGACGAACAAGGGGCTGGTCGATGTCGAGGCGGCAGAACACATCGACGTGGTCCGTCCCTGA
- a CDS encoding uracil-xanthine permease family protein translates to MSDNTSDIEIVYGIDAKPPLRESVPLGLQHILAMILPNLAPPLIIAGAVGLATGQVTFLVQMALVFAGLATIVQASPIGPVGARLPIVMGTSFAFVGAIISVATQYSLAAAFGACIVAALVEVFIGWKFEWFESYFTPLVNGLIVVIIGLYLIPVGMDYLAGGVGMPNYGAPVNLALGGLVFVVAIGLNQLFSGYLRILSLLVSIAVGYIVAAALGMVDFSPVTQAAWFAFPVPLKFGIAFEPVPILILSVIYVTTTMETIGHISAITAVEDREPKESELKGGVIADGVMSGLAGVFGAFPNTSFAQNVGVVTFTGIMSRFIVVVGGVILLLLGFVPKVGALFATMPNPVLGGVTLVMFGMVLSSGFKILKDNVVLNQRNMVIIAASIGLGLGVATRPEVLQQLPEQVQMFLGEAVVVTALVSLILDNVVPKDTSDVDVDHETEAPTPASADFDD, encoded by the coding sequence ATGTCCGATAACACCTCTGATATCGAGATAGTGTATGGTATCGACGCGAAGCCACCGTTACGCGAATCAGTTCCGCTAGGCCTACAACATATTCTGGCGATGATTTTACCGAACCTTGCTCCGCCGCTCATCATCGCCGGTGCGGTCGGCCTTGCGACGGGACAGGTGACCTTCCTTGTTCAGATGGCGTTGGTCTTCGCCGGTCTCGCGACGATCGTACAAGCCTCGCCAATCGGTCCGGTTGGCGCGCGGTTACCGATCGTCATGGGGACGAGCTTCGCCTTTGTCGGCGCGATTATCTCCGTGGCAACGCAGTACAGCCTCGCTGCGGCCTTCGGTGCTTGTATCGTTGCCGCACTCGTTGAGGTGTTCATCGGGTGGAAATTCGAGTGGTTTGAGTCGTACTTTACCCCGCTCGTAAACGGATTGATCGTCGTGATAATCGGTCTCTATCTCATTCCCGTTGGGATGGATTATCTCGCCGGCGGAGTCGGAATGCCCAACTACGGGGCGCCAGTTAATCTCGCGCTCGGCGGTCTCGTGTTTGTCGTCGCGATTGGATTGAATCAGCTGTTTTCGGGTTATCTTCGAATCCTCAGCCTTCTGGTCAGCATCGCGGTCGGCTACATCGTTGCCGCCGCGCTCGGGATGGTTGATTTTTCACCGGTCACTCAAGCAGCCTGGTTCGCGTTCCCTGTTCCCCTGAAGTTCGGAATCGCATTTGAACCCGTTCCTATCCTCATCCTCTCGGTGATCTACGTCACGACGACAATGGAAACGATCGGCCACATCTCAGCAATTACAGCAGTGGAGGACCGCGAACCGAAAGAGTCTGAACTCAAAGGTGGCGTCATAGCTGACGGCGTGATGAGCGGTCTCGCAGGCGTCTTCGGTGCATTCCCGAACACTTCGTTCGCACAGAACGTCGGCGTCGTCACCTTTACTGGCATTATGAGTCGATTCATTGTCGTCGTCGGCGGTGTGATTCTCCTGTTGCTCGGATTCGTGCCGAAGGTTGGCGCGCTGTTCGCAACCATGCCGAACCCAGTTCTCGGGGGGGTGACGCTCGTCATGTTCGGCATGGTCCTCTCCAGTGGATTCAAAATTCTCAAGGACAACGTCGTGCTAAATCAGCGCAACATGGTCATTATCGCTGCGTCAATCGGCTTGGGCCTTGGTGTCGCTACCCGGCCCGAGGTCCTTCAGCAACTCCCCGAACAGGTCCAGATGTTCCTCGGAGAAGCCGTCGTCGTCACTGCCCTTGTCTCACTCATCCTTGACAACGTCGTTCCCAAGGACACGAGCGACGTTGATGTTGATCACGAGACGGAGGCTCCTACCCCAGCTAGTGCCGATTTCGACGATTGA